The nucleotide sequence GCCACCGTCTCCGCCTACGCAACAATTGACACTCTAGGGCAAGTTTGCATCCTATCGGGAGGCGACAACATCGCAAGCGCCATCTCAGGATACGGCAACACCTCCTCCTTCAAAGTTGACGCCGAATGGATAATCTCGCAAAACCCCGAATACATCTTCCTGCACACCGTACGATACACCTTTAGCGGTGTCATGCGCGGCGACCCAGCTCAAGGCTTAAACGTTGACGACATAACCAGCATAAAAGACTGCCTAGAAACGTATCTTGCACGCCCAGAATTCGCAGAACTCGACGCATTCAAAAACGGCAACGTCCACATCATAGCAGGCGACTTTAGAAACAACGCCATGGGCGGCGTTTTAGGAGCTGTTTACTTGGCAAAGACGCTGCATCCTGACTTGTTTGCCGATTTGAACCCTGAAACCATACACCAGCAGTACCTAACAGAGTTCATGCACCTAAACTACGACTTGGATGAACACGGAGTCTTCCTGTACCCGCCCCTAACAATCGACAACGACACCGTGGGCATACCTAACGGTTCTGAGTAGAACCTTAGGCATCCCTTTTTTCCTCTTTGATATAACTATGCTTGAATAGTGCCTTGTTGGTTAATGGTTAAACAGGTGAGTGGTGAATGGCTGGTATAGTGAATTGGGTTGAGCTGTGGAAGTTTATGCTGTTGAGCACTCGCAGGCTCAAACTATGCAGCACTGATTACTGGGACAAACAAGCAAGCCGCTTCAACCAAAAAACGCTTCGCATGGATGAGTTAACCCAAGTCCAACTAAACAACCTGCCCCTACTCCCACAATATAGCGTCCTTGAAGTCGGCGCTGGAACAGGACGCATAACCCTGCCCGTAGCCAAACAAGTCAAACACGTAACCGCCTCCGAACCCGCAGTTAGCATGCTTGAATTACTAAAAACCGCCGCCAAAAAAGAGCATCTAAATAACATCACCTACCTCAACACAGACCTAGAAGCTCTCTCAACAAAAAAACTCCCCCTCCACGACATAGTTTTAGCTTCCTTCTCAGTTTTCATGCTTGACCTCAAAAAAGCCCTATCAACCATTGATGCCCTCGCCAAAAAAAGTGTCTACATCTTCTCCTCAGCTTCTGTTTGGCCTGACAAAGAAATGCAAAAAATCCTCTACGGCGACGTCGTCTCTTTACTTCCCGATTACCTCTACCTCTACAATATCCTTTTGGATTTAGAGATACTTGCCAACGTAAAAATCTTGGATTATACTTCCTCGCAAAGCTACGACAGTTTGGATGATGCTGTTTCACAGCTCACTGACCTGCACTGCATCTCTTCCTGGCAAGAAACGAAGCTGCGAAAATACTTGGATGCGACTTTGGTGGAATCTAACGGAAAGCTTTGGTCAAATCAGAAACGTAAGGCTGCGATGATATGGTGGACCAAAACCCAATAACCCCCTCGGGCAACCAGGGTTTTTTCGACGCTGAAGAAGAGAAGCGAAAATACAAAAAAATAGTTCTAAGAAGAGTTCTCTTCCTGATTTTCTGCGTGGTTTTGCTTTTTTTCATAGCGGGCATCTCTTTGGCTCTTGGCTCGGCTGACATGACTTTTCTGGACGCCTACGCCGCAATATTTGGCAGAGCCTTTCCCGACTGGTTCCAAGTAAGCACCATAGCTGACACTGTTGTTTGGCACCTACGCCTACCCCGTATCCTATTAGCCATCATGGCAGGTGCAACATTGGCAATGTCAGGCTCCACCACCCAAGCAATCCTAAGAAACCCCCTTGCAACCCCCTACACCTTAGGCGTTTCCGCAGGCGCAGGCTTAGGCGCAGCAATCGGCATCATCATGGGCAGCGGCATAACCGACGGGCCCTTCCTGATAATTGGCAACGCCTTCCTGTTCTCCCTAATCCCCGTCGCAGTAATCCTGCTGATGGTTAAACGCAAAGGCGCCGCACCTGAAACCATAATCCTAGCGGGCATAGCGGTTATGTACATTTTCTCTGCTTCCACCACGATACTGCAGTATTTTGCTGAAGCTAACGCCGTTAGCGCCACGGTGTTTTGGTTGGTTGGGGATTTGTCGCGAGCCGCATGGTGGCAGCTACCCTACATTCTAGCTGTACTGGTTATCTGCTTTACAATTAATTTCCGTTTGTCTTGGGACCTTAACACCATGAAAATGGGAGACGACTCCTCCAAGAGCCTAGGCGTAGAAGTAGACCGCGTCCGCACAATTACGCTGTTAACTGCCTGCTTCTCCACCGCCACCGTTGTTAGCTTCACAGGCGCCATAGGATTCATCTGCCTAGTTGCTCCTCACATCTGCCGCGCCATAATCGGCACTGACGAGCGGTTCTTGCTAGTTGCCTCCAGCCTCTTTGGAGCAGTTTTGCTGCTCTTCGCCGACATCGTAGCTAGACGCCTTCTTGCACCCATCGTGCTGCCCGTAGGTGCCATAACCGCGTTTCTAGGCGGACCACTGCTGCTGTATTTGCTCCTGAGAAAAAAACGAGCCGCTCGCTAAAGTGGTAAACCAAAGAGTACACCTACCCCTGCTCATTTTGCATTAAACTTGGCAATGTTTAGTTTGGCTTGGAGCCGTTTTTTCCTTGTTTTTTGGTGTGTTCGACCAGAAAAGGTCTGTTTTTCCACGTGTTTTTCAGTGAGTTTAAGTGTTTTTGGCAAAAATTTAAAAGCGTTTTTCGTGCAAATGAAATATTACGGCAAATAGGAGAATGAAATTGTGAGTTTTAATTTAGATAAGGGAACCCTACGTTTCAGTAAACTTTTCGCTGTTGCTGCTGCGCTTCTTTTGGTGTCTTCAATTTTTGCTGCTGTTTCCCCTGCTACGGCTCAGGATGGCGCTGATACCTATCTGGCTTTGGCTGTTTCTCCCGACCCTGTTGGCACTGGACAAACCCTCTACGTTGTCTTTTGGCTTACTGTCTATCCTCCGACTGCTGCAGGTGCTGGTGGTGACCGATGGCGAGGCATGGAAGTTACAATCTGGAAGCCTGATGGAAGCATGGAAACCCGTGGACCTTTCACATCTGACCCTGTTGGCGGCGCATACCTGCTCTACACTCCCGACCAAGTTGGCACCTACTCTTTCCAGGCTAGTTTTCCTGGTCAAACCTTAGAAGCTGGTGAGAATCCTCAACCCGCAGGATTGCCCTATGTTGGCACCTACTTTAAACCAAGCACAAGCGACGTTGTTGATGTAACAGTTCAATCCACGCCTGTCGAGTCGTGGCCCCAAGCTGATTTGCCCTCTGGATACTGGTCGCGTCCCATATCTGCAGATTTGCGTTCTTGGAGTCAAATCTCAGGTAACTGGCTTTTGGGCAGATCTAACTATGCTACCGCTGGACGCATCTACAACCCCTACACTACTGCTCCTGAGACCTCGCACGTGGTCTGGACAAAAGAGTTGTCCTTTGGCGGGTTAATAGGCGGCGATTTTGGCGAACAAAGCTACTACTCTGGCATAACCTACGAAAACAAGTTCTCGCCCCCCGTGATTATGCAGGGCAAACTATACTACAACATATACCCAGCTACGCCGCCCCTATCAGGTTTTGTTTGTGTAGACCTGAGAACTGGCGAGACCGTCTGGACGCAAAACGGCACGGGACCAAGCCCAGTTACGTTGTCGCTGGCTGGTTATGGACAAAATGAACCGCGGCTTGCTGAAGGCTACCCCAAACTATCTATGGGCCAAATCTTCAACCCTGACACACCCAACCAGCACGGAGGCATACCCTACCTGTGGACCAGCGGAGGAACAGGCGCAACCGCTAGATGGGACGCATACGACGCAGTTACAGGCGCATGGCTCTACAGCTTGTCAAACGTAAGCGGCTACACATCAACTTTTGGTCCTAAAGGCGAAATCTTAGGGTACTTGCTTGACGGCGCAGGACACTGGATAGCCATGTGGAACTCCTCCAAGGTTGAAGGTCTTTGGGGTGGAACACAAGGAACCGAAGCTTGGCAGTGGCGACCCCCAATAAACGAGATTCTTGACGCCAACACAGGCATCGAATGGAACACAACCGTAGCTGGTGTATCTGGACCTAGCGCGTTGAGCATACAACTTGTTGACCCTGAAACCAACATAGTCATAGCTGCAGGCGCTGAAGCACCCTTCATAGGCTTTGGCGACAAAGTCTGGTTCGTAGCTTACGACGGCGTAACAGGTGCTCAACTATGGACCCAAGAAGTCGACATACCCTTCTCGGCGACCCTAGGCGGTCCAGCTTATGGTGCTAACCTTGTTGCAGGCGAAGGCGTCTTTGCTATGTACGAGAAAGAGACCATGCGTTGGCACATATTTGATATACACAGCGGCGAACTGCTAAGAACCACTGATCCTCGCCCAGGCAGTGACTGGGGCAAATATGTTGAAGGTGGAAACATCGCGTATGGTAAGCTGTACTCTGCAGGTTATGACGGTTTGATGTGTTGCTGGGACTTGAACAGCGGCGACTTTTTGTGGAGCTACTCTGCAGGCGTTTCTGGTGAAGAAACCATCTATGGAACTTGGCCTTTGGTTACGGGTCCAATTGCTGACGGTAAAATCTACACCTACACCAACGAGCACTCCCCTGGTTCTCCGTTCTACCGCGGCGCTAAGCTACACTGCATAAACGCAGATAACGGCGATGGACTTTGGAGCTTAACAGGCTGGTGGGGACATAACCACTACAGCACAGGCACCCTTGCCATAGCCGACGGCTACTTGGTTGCCCCCAACTATTACGACGGCCAAATCTACTGCTTTGGCAAAGGACAAACAGTAACGACGGTTTTGGCTTCTCCCAAAGTTGCATCTAAAGACTCAGCAGTGCTAATCGAAGGCACCGTCCTGGATGATTCCCCTGGCGCTAAAGGCACTCCCGCAATTGCTGACGCATACATGGACGCTTGGATGGAGTATCTCTACCAGCAAAAAGCTTGCCCTGAAAACCTTGACGGCGTTCAAGTCAAGCTAACTGCTGTGGATTCAAACGGTAACTCGCAAGACATCGCAACCGTGACAAGTGATGCATACGGCAAATTCCAGACAATGTGGGCACCTCCAGCAGAAGATGCATACAGCATAGTTGCAACCTTTGAAGGCTCAGGCTCGTACTTTGGCTCTTACGACGAAACAGCACTTGGTGTATGCACAGCAACTGGACAACTTGCAGACAACAGTGACGCTGGATTCATGGACTTACCCACAGGCGCATGGGTGCTTGGCATAATCGTCATCATCCTGCTGCTCGTAGCCGTGGCAATGCTACTCCTAAAACGCAACAGCTAAACCCTCCCTTCTTTTTTGTTTTCTGTTCTCTTTTTTCGTTGCTGGGAATGCTTGTTTTTCATCATAAACCTTATTGGATTGGTTACCACACGTATTTGTGGTGATTTATAGAGATGTCTTCAGATGAAGATCCTGAATGGCGTAAACGACGGCGTTCTATGTTTGGCAATGACCCCTTCTTTGGTGATATCGACAGGGTTTTTCATGAGATGGAGAAGATGATGGAATCTGAGTTCAAGAATTTCACTGATAAGGTTCCAAAAGACTATGTTAAGGAACGTAAACTTCCTGATGGAAGCACTGCCAAAGAGTTTGGTCCTTTTGTGTATGGTTATAGCATGAAGATTGGTCCTGATGGTAAGCCTGAAATCAGCCAGTTTGGCAACATCAAAAAATCTTTGAAGGGTGCGCCGCAGGTTCGAGAAGAGCGAGAGCCTTTGGTGGATGTGGTTGATACCGAGCAGGCTATACGCGTGGTTGCTGAGCTTCCAGGCGTTGAGAAAACCGACATTAAACTGCACGGCACTGAGGATTCGCTAGAGATTACAGTGGACACTGAAGCTTACAAGTACCACAAAGAACTCGATTTGCCCGCCACCGTGAAGGTGAAAGAAGCCAAATCCACCTACAAAAACGGCGTGCTCGAAGTGGTTTTGCCTAAAACCCAAGCTTCCAAACCCAAAGGCGAAGAAATCGGCATAGAGTAAACAAACGTTTTTTTCTTTCTTTGCCCTTTTTTGTGCTGTGCCATGTCAAACAATAACGCTGCAGAGCTTGACACTTTAAACAGTATATGCCGCCAAGCCAAAGCCGAAGGCAAACTCAGCGGAACCAGCCTAACCGCGTTGTACGACCTTTTCGGAGCGCGCTTCACCAAAGCCTTAGAAGCCCTCAAAGAAAACCGCGTAAAAAAATACGTCTTCAAACCCAGCAACAAAACCGCATGGATAGTCATAGGCAGAGAACGCGAATACCTGCTCATGCCCGAAGCTGAATTTTGCACCTGCGACGACTTCTACTTTCGCGTACTAGACAAACAAGTCCACCTCTGCTACCACCTCATCGCACAAAAAATAGCCCGCAACCTAAACTGGTACCAAATCATAGACACACCCGACCAACTCTACCCCACCCTCATGAAAGAATGGAAAAAAGCATCAACTTAAATACCTAAACACCACATGATACTTCCTGATTAGGAGACAAACCAATGGAACTAGGAGCATATTTCCAGATTCTCATCGGCGTCTTGATGACTTGCACTTTTGCGTCTTTAGCCTTGATTTTCCTAAAAGCCCACTACAACAGCGAAGAAGAAAGCCAACGCGAAGACTAACCTCTTTTCCGTTTTCAGATTTTTCTGCGCAAAACCCCAAACATGACAGCCATAGCTACGGCTACCGCAACACCAATTAGGATTAGCCATGGCGCGTCAGGTCCACTGCCAAAAACCAAGGGTATGGGTCCTATGAAAATGACTGCTCCTGTGCTTACTGAGCTGCCTTCGCCACCGGCCATGCTTGAAGCAGCCAAAAGCGTTATGCCAACAAAGATTATAGCAAAACCCGCCATGAACAGTAGGGGCAGCTTGCTGTATTTTTCAAAGCCTTCTGGAGCTTGCTGGGTTCTTGCTGCTGTTGTTTGTTTGGGTGTTTGCATGTTTGTTTTTTCACCTCAAGAGGAAGTGGTAAATTATCATGGCGGCAATTGAAAGGGCGGTGAGGGCGACTGCGAGTTTTAGGATGGTTTGGGTGCTGGTTTTGTCTGAGCCAAAAACGATGGGTATGGGACCAATCATTATGACGCCTGCCGCTTTGGTTTTGTCCTCTCCTGTTTGCCTAACCGTCATCAGCACAGCCGCCACTACAACAACGGCGATGCCCACGAAAACCAGAAGCGTACCTAGACTCTGCAAAACCTCTGCTTCCACACTGTTTCCTCTCGCGTGTTCTTGTTACTTTATGTTAGGGGCGGTTTATAGGTTGAGCGAAACCTGTTGTTGTTTGATGGAATTTGTGTTTGGGGCTGCAAACAATTTTAAGTTAAGCTTTGTTTAGTTGTTGTGGCAATCTTGATGACTTTGGATGATATTATTGCGCTTATTCTTCAACAGCGTCCCGAGCTTACTGAAGAGCAAATCCGCAACCGACTCTCCGTGGCAAGGGACATGACAGGCGGCTTAATCGCCGACGAATCCTTAGGACGCATGATTGCCGCAGAACTAACCGTGGATATCCCACAAGAAAACGGCACCTTCAAACCCAAACTATCCATCGGGCACATGGTTGAAGGCTTATACAACGCCACCGTAACAGGACGCGTCGTCGCGGTTTATCCCGTGAAAACCTTTGATGGCGCACGTTCAGGCAAGCTGGCAAGCGTGGTCATCGTGGATAACGACGGCGTTTTACGCGTTGTTTTGTGGGGCGAAAAAACCGACCTAGTCGAGTCAGGCGATTTGCAGGTGGGCACTATTGCAAAGTTTGCTCATGGCTACACCAAAGCCGACCGATACACAAACGTGGAACTACACATGGGCGACCGCTCACGCGTAGACACCAACCTGGAACACATAAACCAAGACGACTACCCCGACATAACCAAATTCACCACCCCCCTTTCCGAGTTATCCGTTGACCAAAAAAACGTGCATCTAACAGGCACAGTTGTTGATGTTTTTGGTTCTTCAACGTTTGCTAAAAGTGACCAAAGCGAAGGCAAAGTCCTGCGCGCGAAAATTGCTGACGACTCAGGCGAGGTGGTGGTTGTTTTTTGGAACGAAAAAGCCCAAGAGTTAGAGTTATGCATCAAAAAAGACGCCAAACTGGTGTTGGTTAACGCGCGCCCAAAGCCCAGTCAAGACGGCGGCGTGGAAGTTCATGTTGACTCTTCCACTTGGGTAAGCATAATGGCAGTGCAAAAGCCCCCCCAAACAATAGTTAGCCTAACTGAAGGCGAAGACGACATCTGCGTTGAAGGCGAAGTCTCCACCCCGCCAGCCTGCAAAGAAGTAACCACCTCCAAAGGCGAAACCGTCAAACTCTGCACGTTTGATTTGCGAGATGAAACAGGAGAAATCACCGTCACCGCTTGGAGGCAACACGCAGAAACCGCCGACAACTTAGCAGCTGGAGACAAAATCCGCATAGACAACGTGTACGTCAAAAAAAGTTACATGGGAGAAAAGTTGGAGTTGTCGACGCGGTCAGCGACGACTATATTGTTGCTTAGCTAATTTTTGCAGCTATGGCATCTGCCATGTCGGTGGTGCTTGCTTCTCCGCCTAGGTCCTTTGTTTTGACTTTGCCTTCGCTTAGAACAGCTGTTACGGCGTCTTCGATTTTCTTTGCTGCGGTTTTTTCTCCAAGGTGGTCAAGCATCATGGAGGCTGCCATTATGATGGCGGTGGGGTTGACTTTGTTTTGTCCGGTGTATTTTGGTGCGGAGCCGTGGACGGGTTCGAACATGCTGTAGGTATCTCCGATGTTTGCACCTGCGGCTAAGCCTAAGCCGCCTGTGACTTGCGCTGCTTCATCTGAGAGGATGTCGCCAAAGAGGTTGGTGGTTACTATTACGTCAAAGTTTTCGGGTTTTTTGATGAGTTGCATGGCGGCGGCGTCGATGTGTTGGTCATCTACGGTTACGTCGGGGTACTTGGGGGCTAAGGCTTTGACTGCGTCTTTGAAAATGCCATCGGTGATGCGCAAGATGTTGCCCTTGTGGACGTATGTGAGGTGTTTTTTGCGTTTCTGGGCGAGTTTGAATGAGTATTCGGCTACGCGTGTGGAAGCTTCCGTCGTGATTATGCGGTACGCGACGCTAACGCCCTTGGCGGCAAGAAATTCTACGCCTGAGTACATGCCCTCAGTGTTTTCCCGCACCACCACAAAATCTAAGTCGGGCTTTAGGGATTCAAGGTTAGGGTAGCTTTTGCAGGGACGCACGTTCGCGTATAAGTTGAAGATTTTGCGGATTTTCACGGCTGCACTCACGGGCGCGCCGGGTTCTTCGGGGGTGGTCATGGGGCCTTTGAGGCATGTGTCGGTTTTTTTAAGCAAGTTGACTGTTTCGTCGGGCAAGTTGGTGCCATATTTTTCTATGCAGTGAAAACCTGCTTCTCCGTATTGGAGGTCTAGTTTGAAGTCGCTGGTTTCCTGTACTTTTTCAAGAACCTTCACGGTGGCTTGGGTAATTTCTGGTCCTATGCCATCGCCTTTGAGAACTGCTATACTGTAAGTTTTAGACATGGAAACGTTTCACCTCTGTTGTATTCTGCTGGCTTGTAGATATTTCTTTTTAGTAAAAACCGCCTGTTTGAAGCTAAGGCACGTTCGCGGTTTGGCTTTTTGTTGCAAGGTTCTATAGACCCCCCTCCCCCTATGGTTTCTGCATAGAATTAAAATTTGGAGCCTAATAGGCTGCTGATAGGTTGGTGTTTTTGGGTGGGTTTGTTGTTAGTCTGGATACATAAGTGTTTTATATTAATACATAATACTGCATCCTATGGTGCATGATGGAGAGCACATGAAATGATGGACAGTCAATCACAGGATCAACCAGACCTGCAGCCTGAGCATTCCAACTCAGCCTCATCCAACAGTTGCCCCCAATATCGTGCTCTCTTCGAAAGCATGACCAGCGGCTTTGTATACTGCAAAGTACTAACCGACGACAAAAACAACCCCACAGACTTCGTTTTCATGGAAGTCAACAACGCCTTCGAAAAAATAACCGGACTAAAAAAAACCGACGTCATAGGCAAGCGCGTCACCAAAGTAATTCCCGGCATCACAAAAGCCCACCCCGAACTATTCAAAATCTACGGAAAAGCCGCTTTACAAGGAAAAAACGCCTACTTCGAATCGTATTTGAAGCCTCTTAACGGCTGGTTTTCCATATCCGTTTACAGCCCCCAAAAAGGCTACTTCGCCGCATTATTCACCAACATCAGCGAACAAAAACGCAACCAGAAAAAACTTGAAGAATACTCTTTAGGTTTAGAGTTAACTGTTGCCGCTCGAACCCAAGAACTAAAAGAAGCCCAAAACAACCTGCTCAAAGCAGAACGCTTTGCGGCAATTGGCGAACTTGCAGGTATGATAGGGCACGACCTGCGCAATCCCCTAACTAGCATCAGAAACGCCGCCTACTACCTCCAAAGAAAACAACTCCCCAACGCCGACCCCACAAACCGCGAAATGTTCGAAATCATCGACAAATCCGTAATGTACGCAAACAAAATCGTAGATAACCTGCTTGAATACTCCAAAACCATCTACCTAGAAATCGAAGAATGCTCCCCTAAATCCCTCATTGACTACATCTTGCTAATGATAAGCATTCCAAGAACCATCAAAGTTGTAGACCACACCCATGACGAACCCACAATCTGGGTTGACGCCCACAAACTTGAACGCGTCTTCATGAACATCATCAAAAACGCCATAGACGCTATGCCTGAAAAGGGCATCCTAGAAATTAGTAGCCGACAAATCGGCGATACCGTCGAGTTCACTTTTGCAGACACCGGCATGGGCATGTCCGAGCAAACCATGTCCAAACTCTTCACGCCCTTATTTACCACCAAAGCACAGGGCATGGGTTTTGGCTTAGCCATCTGCAAACGCATCGTAGACGCCCACAACGGCAAAATCACCGTCGACAGCGCCCTAGGAAAAGGAACAACCTTCACCATCACTTTGCCCGTACAGCAAAAACTAAAAGTCAAAGCCGAAAACGAATGGCTACGCCTACGCGAAGACTCCCTCTCAACAATAATCAACACCTAACCTTTTTTGGTTAGCTAGCTAAAGCTTCGAAGCTGCTTTAAGGTTCCAACGTAGGTTCCGTCTAGCAAGTAAATTTCTGAATTCCCAATTTCTACAGCTTCAGAGCGCAGCACTGGTCCAAGTAGGCTGTCACGTTCAGCTTCCTTTTGCGCTTTAGCTTCATTTACTGGTCTGCCCCCAAGCAAATCGTTAAAGCTGGGCATCATAAAAATCTGCTTAACCCTAGCTTTTACCCCATACCGTTCAAAAAGCGTCTGCGCGGGGCTGCCTTGGATTTTAACGCGGTACTTACCCAGCAAAATCCTAGTTAACTCTTCAGCGTTGCAGTCTGCTTTCATCCACACCTGCTGTGTTACCTTAAAGCCTGCGGGGTCACGCAAAACCACCACTGGATGCAAATGCCCCATCACCAACGATTTGCAACCCAAAAGCTCAGGTGAAGGCCACTTATGCCCATGAAACAGCCCTACTTCACCCACAACTACCCCCGAGGCGGGAAACATCTGTACGCCTTCTGGCAGCATAGGCTCTAAATTCGCGTCATGATTACCCCGTACCACCCCAACCTTGGCTACGTGCTCTTTGGCTTGCGTAAAAAACCCCAAGATTTCACGCCACTCCCCTGGCTCAGCAGGAACCACCGTGTATTTTACATCACCTAAAACCAGCAACCTATCAGGTTTGTACTTTGCAAATAGGCGCAGTAGCTTGTCAAGCAGTTTGGGGCTTTGGCTTGGCGCATGAATCCCCCTTCTTTGCAAAGACATTTCCCAGCCCAGATGTGGGTCAGCAATAACCAAGGTTTTTTCCTTGGCATCTTCTATGATTGCTGCCGCGTGGGGAAACAGCAGCTTGAGCATTGTCTTTCGCTACTGCCCAGTGGCGGGTTTAACCAAACCCAGAAGTGTCTTGTGGATGGTTTGGTTTCCTGAAGCCACAAACTTGAGTTGCTGCTTAGGGTCTAAAGGCACATCTACTGCCTCGCCCGAAGGCGACGACACAATTCCGCCTGCCTCTTTGATAATGAGAAAGCCCGCTGCGATGTCGGTTGTGCGGATTTTTCCGCGTATGTCCAAGAAAGCGTCGGTTAAGCCGTCTGCAACAAAACATAGCTCCAAGGCGTTGGCGCCAAAATGTCGGATGTGACGTGCTACGGCGATTAAATCCGTCAGCTGCGGCGCAACTTCGCGGACTTTGTATGTGTTCAAGTCTAAGCCTATGACGGCTTCCTGCATCGACGTAACCGCAGACGTTACAATTTTCTTGCCGTCGCGAAAAGCACCTTTGTCCTTCACTGCAGTGTATGTCGTGCCATGATACAAATCCGTCACCATACCCGCAACAACCTGTGAGAGGACGGGTTTGCGTGAAACCGCTATGGATGAACAGTAAAACGGTAAGCCTCTTGTGAGGTTGGTGGTTCCGTCTATGGGGTCAACGGTTACGTAGTAGTCTTTGGGGGTGTCGCCGAATTCTTTGATGCCTGATTCTTCGCTAATTAGCGTGAAGGAGACTTGGTTTTTTTGCATGGTTTGTACGATGGCTTTTTCCGCGGCTAAATCCACCAGTTTCATGGCGTCTCCGCCTGC is from Candidatus Bathyarchaeota archaeon and encodes:
- a CDS encoding DUF131 domain-containing protein; translated protein: MEAEVLQSLGTLLVFVGIAVVVVAAVLMTVRQTGEDKTKAAGVIMIGPIPIVFGSDKTSTQTILKLAVALTALSIAAMIIYHFLLR
- a CDS encoding iron ABC transporter permease; the encoded protein is MVDQNPITPSGNQGFFDAEEEKRKYKKIVLRRVLFLIFCVVLLFFIAGISLALGSADMTFLDAYAAIFGRAFPDWFQVSTIADTVVWHLRLPRILLAIMAGATLAMSGSTTQAILRNPLATPYTLGVSAGAGLGAAIGIIMGSGITDGPFLIIGNAFLFSLIPVAVILLMVKRKGAAPETIILAGIAVMYIFSASTTILQYFAEANAVSATVFWLVGDLSRAAWWQLPYILAVLVICFTINFRLSWDLNTMKMGDDSSKSLGVEVDRVRTITLLTACFSTATVVSFTGAIGFICLVAPHICRAIIGTDERFLLVASSLFGAVLLLFADIVARRLLAPIVLPVGAITAFLGGPLLLYLLLRKKRAAR
- a CDS encoding OB-fold nucleic acid binding domain-containing protein, with the translated sequence MTLDDIIALILQQRPELTEEQIRNRLSVARDMTGGLIADESLGRMIAAELTVDIPQENGTFKPKLSIGHMVEGLYNATVTGRVVAVYPVKTFDGARSGKLASVVIVDNDGVLRVVLWGEKTDLVESGDLQVGTIAKFAHGYTKADRYTNVELHMGDRSRVDTNLEHINQDDYPDITKFTTPLSELSVDQKNVHLTGTVVDVFGSSTFAKSDQSEGKVLRAKIADDSGEVVVVFWNEKAQELELCIKKDAKLVLVNARPKPSQDGGVEVHVDSSTWVSIMAVQKPPQTIVSLTEGEDDICVEGEVSTPPACKEVTTSKGETVKLCTFDLRDETGEITVTAWRQHAETADNLAAGDKIRIDNVYVKKSYMGEKLELSTRSATTILLLS
- a CDS encoding class I SAM-dependent methyltransferase, producing the protein MSTRRLKLCSTDYWDKQASRFNQKTLRMDELTQVQLNNLPLLPQYSVLEVGAGTGRITLPVAKQVKHVTASEPAVSMLELLKTAAKKEHLNNITYLNTDLEALSTKKLPLHDIVLASFSVFMLDLKKALSTIDALAKKSVYIFSSASVWPDKEMQKILYGDVVSLLPDYLYLYNILLDLEILANVKILDYTSSQSYDSLDDAVSQLTDLHCISSWQETKLRKYLDATLVESNGKLWSNQKRKAAMIWWTKTQ
- a CDS encoding DUF131 domain-containing protein, which translates into the protein MQTPKQTTAARTQQAPEGFEKYSKLPLLFMAGFAIIFVGITLLAASSMAGGEGSSVSTGAVIFIGPIPLVFGSGPDAPWLILIGVAVAVAMAVMFGVLRRKI
- a CDS encoding isocitrate/isopropylmalate dehydrogenase family protein encodes the protein MSKTYSIAVLKGDGIGPEITQATVKVLEKVQETSDFKLDLQYGEAGFHCIEKYGTNLPDETVNLLKKTDTCLKGPMTTPEEPGAPVSAAVKIRKIFNLYANVRPCKSYPNLESLKPDLDFVVVRENTEGMYSGVEFLAAKGVSVAYRIITTEASTRVAEYSFKLAQKRKKHLTYVHKGNILRITDGIFKDAVKALAPKYPDVTVDDQHIDAAAMQLIKKPENFDVIVTTNLFGDILSDEAAQVTGGLGLAAGANIGDTYSMFEPVHGSAPKYTGQNKVNPTAIIMAASMMLDHLGEKTAAKKIEDAVTAVLSEGKVKTKDLGGEASTTDMADAIAAKIS
- a CDS encoding Hsp20/alpha crystallin family protein, with the protein product MSSDEDPEWRKRRRSMFGNDPFFGDIDRVFHEMEKMMESEFKNFTDKVPKDYVKERKLPDGSTAKEFGPFVYGYSMKIGPDGKPEISQFGNIKKSLKGAPQVREEREPLVDVVDTEQAIRVVAELPGVEKTDIKLHGTEDSLEITVDTEAYKYHKELDLPATVKVKEAKSTYKNGVLEVVLPKTQASKPKGEEIGIE
- a CDS encoding fructose 1,6-bisphosphatase, translating into MSFEVDWVAVLVECRDAVKAAVEPHLETLKAPQPDLGMGAGGDAMKLVDLAAEKAIVQTMQKNQVSFTLISEESGIKEFGDTPKDYYVTVDPIDGTTNLTRGLPFYCSSIAVSRKPVLSQVVAGMVTDLYHGTTYTAVKDKGAFRDGKKIVTSAVTSMQEAVIGLDLNTYKVREVAPQLTDLIAVARHIRHFGANALELCFVADGLTDAFLDIRGKIRTTDIAAGFLIIKEAGGIVSSPSGEAVDVPLDPKQQLKFVASGNQTIHKTLLGLVKPATGQ
- a CDS encoding metallophosphoesterase; amino-acid sequence: MLKLLFPHAAAIIEDAKEKTLVIADPHLGWEMSLQRRGIHAPSQSPKLLDKLLRLFAKYKPDRLLVLGDVKYTVVPAEPGEWREILGFFTQAKEHVAKVGVVRGNHDANLEPMLPEGVQMFPASGVVVGEVGLFHGHKWPSPELLGCKSLVMGHLHPVVVLRDPAGFKVTQQVWMKADCNAEELTRILLGKYRVKIQGSPAQTLFERYGVKARVKQIFMMPSFNDLLGGRPVNEAKAQKEAERDSLLGPVLRSEAVEIGNSEIYLLDGTYVGTLKQLRSFS
- a CDS encoding ATP-binding protein, which codes for MMDSQSQDQPDLQPEHSNSASSNSCPQYRALFESMTSGFVYCKVLTDDKNNPTDFVFMEVNNAFEKITGLKKTDVIGKRVTKVIPGITKAHPELFKIYGKAALQGKNAYFESYLKPLNGWFSISVYSPQKGYFAALFTNISEQKRNQKKLEEYSLGLELTVAARTQELKEAQNNLLKAERFAAIGELAGMIGHDLRNPLTSIRNAAYYLQRKQLPNADPTNREMFEIIDKSVMYANKIVDNLLEYSKTIYLEIEECSPKSLIDYILLMISIPRTIKVVDHTHDEPTIWVDAHKLERVFMNIIKNAIDAMPEKGILEISSRQIGDTVEFTFADTGMGMSEQTMSKLFTPLFTTKAQGMGFGLAICKRIVDAHNGKITVDSALGKGTTFTITLPVQQKLKVKAENEWLRLREDSLSTIINT